The segment AGAAATTAATCCGAGAATTAGGTACCCGAGGAACAAAATGACGGCGCCGGCAGCCGCGCGCAGCAGTCCAGACCAGTCCGGAACGAGCGCAGCTGACATAGTTAACAGACCGAGGCCGGCAGTAAGCAGCAACAGGACCAGCGGGTTTGGAAGCAAATGGTGCACCACGTCCACGCGTGACAGCTGCACCGCGATTACCCCTAAGAGCAGGTAGGCGGGGAGACCCGGTGAGAAACCGAACCGGATCGTCAGGAGGGCAAACAACACGGCGGTAGCCACCGCCGTCGTGAGCCTTATAACGGGGGAGGGGAGCCCGCCAAGCCGCGGCAGGGACCGAGTGATCAGAGCCTCCGCCAGAGGGCTTGTGAGGAGCCCCAGGAGCCCGAAGGCGGCCACAAGCAAGGGCTGGGCGGCAGTTGCTGTCATGGCATCTCCTAGGAGCTCGGAATGGGTCTCAGTTGTTCACGCTGGTTGCCAGCCTATTTTGACCCTGAAGCCCGTTGCCGCTATTGTTGATAGTCGTTGTGCGTGTCCTTTCTCGATGACACATGCCCGCTTGGGGATCCAGTTGCAGGATCGTTAACTCGACAGGCATATCGGGACTTCGGGATGACTGGTACATAGAGCCCTCACCTCTGCTCCGGTAACGCATACCTAGTAGGCACACGCTTCAAGCGTGCCGCCTAAAACATGAACGCCAGAACAAGAACGAGGCAAAACCGTGCGTACGTACACCCCGAAGCCCGGCGATATCAACCGCCAGTGGCACGTCATCGATGCCACCGACGTTGTCCTTGGTCGTCTTGCCAGCCAGACCGCAACACTGCTGCGCGGAAAGCACAAGCCGACCTTTGCGTCCCACATGGACATGGGCGACTTCGTCATCATCATCAACGCTGAAAAGGTCGCCCTGACCGGCGCCAAGCTGGAGCAGAAGCGCGCATACCGCCACTCCGGCTACCCGGGCGGCCTGACCTCCGTCAACTACGCGGAGCTGCTGGAATCCAACCCGGTCCGCGCCGTGGAGAAGGCCATCAAGGGCATGCTCCCGAAGAACTCCCTCGCTGCGCAGCAGCTGGGCAAGCTCAAGGTCTACCGCGGTGCAGAGCACCCGCACGCCGCCCAGCAGCCCAAGACTTTCGAAATCACCCAGGTCGCCCAGTAGTCCTGGCCACCAACCAACTTTTAATCAAGGAGAATCGTGGCTCAGAACGAAGAACTGACCACCGAGGCCGTTGTGGCTGAGGAAAACCTGACCAGCTACACCTCGGAGAGCGGTCCTGCGGAAGCAGAAGCGCCGAAGAAGGAGCGCCCGGCCCTGACCGTTGCCGGCGCCGCAGTTGGCCGTCGTAAAGAAGCTGTTGCACGTGTTCGCATCGTGCCCGGCACCGGCAAGTGGATCATCAACGGCCGCGAGCTGGCCAACTACTTCCCGAACAAGCTGCACCAGCAGGACGTCAACGAGCCCTTCAAGATCCTTGATCTTGACGGCGCTTACGACGTCTTCGCCCGCATCCACGGTGGCGGCATTTCCGGCCAGGCCGGTGCACTGCGTCTCGGCATCGCCCGTTCACTGAACGAGATCGACACCGAGAACAACCGCGCCACCCTGAAGAAGGCCGGTTTCCTGCGTCGTGACGCCCGCGTCATCGAGCGTAAGAAGGCTGGTCTCAAGAAGGCACGCAAGGCTCAGCAGTACTCCAAGCGCTAAACACGCTTTCCCGGACTGTGGCCGCTGGCGCGACCACAGTCCGGGGCCCGCAGCGTGTTTGACGCGCTCGGATCCACAAGCGCTAAAACGCTTTCAAGGCCCGCTCCGCCGCTTGGCGGGGCGGGCCTTGCCGCGTTTAATGGCCACTTTCCAATGTTTTTCCTAGGTCGTACACGGTGGTGCCGTCGGCGGCATCCGAGTGGAATGTGGCCGCTACCCAATTCTGAATCGCCGTGAGTTCCTGACTGTTTCCCGGGACCTTCAGTTGTTCAGTCTGCTCGACTAGGTAGCAGATTTGTCCCGCGGCTACCCAGTTCTGGAACTGTTTCAGGGTAGGGCTGGGATCCACAGCAGCGAAACCACCCAACGGCATGATCGGACGATTGGAAGCCAGCTGAAAACGTGCGGCCGTTTGGGCAGGGTAGGTGGCGGCGGCCCACGTACATCTCGGTGGGGCGTTTTGCAGCTTCTCCAAGATGGCTTGGCCGGGATTATTGCCAATCGCAATTCCGTGGGCCCAGGCTGGTTCCTGTTTCTTGACTCCGTCAAGGAAACGGCTAAGTGTGTTCGGGTTCCGGGAAATTCCACCCGAGAGGGGATTGGACCCGGATTGAGGAGAACCCACAGTCAGGAGTGAGCAAAATACCGGTCCGACCAGCAGCGCTCCGATTGTCACGGCAACTGTTGAACGCTCAAGCCAAGGCCAAGGTGGGCGGACAGCTGAGGCTGCCGCCAAGAGCAAGCCGGCAGACAGTATGGCGGTTCCGAGCCATTCGGGAAACACATCGCTAATCCGCCATATTGCGTTGGCGAAGATGAAGCTTGCAACCAAAGCAGCCGTAGTCCATATTCGCCCTAGCACTGTCTTGGCGCCTGACAAGAGCAAACGGGCACCAATACCGACGCAAAGAGCAAGCGGAGGCGCAAGGGACGACGAATAGTAGGAATGAAAGCCTTGGCTCATGAAACTCAGCACGAGGTACGTTGTTACGAACCAGAGGACTGCTGCCGACGATAGGATCGCCTCATTCCTTTCGAATCGGCGTGTCGCAATCGCCCAAGTGATGACCACACAACTGAGCAAACCAGGCATGAGCAGCCAGCCGATTTCCTGTCCGTAGTTCAGATTGATCAGCCTGAAGAATCCTGCATCTGAGCCCATACTCCTGAACTCTTGGGGTATGAGGGACAGGGACGGGTCATCTGCATGCTGGACTACGCGGTCGATCCCGTTGTACCCGAGCGTCAGCTCAATCATGCTGTTGCCCGTTGAGCCTCCGACAAAAGGGCGGGATTGGGCAGGTGTGAGGTCCACAGCGAGCGGCCAAGCCAAGGAACAGACGGCCATCAAGCATCCGGCCAGTGCAAGCCCTAGGAACTTCTTTCGCCACGACAGCTGGGCGAAGAGAAGAAATACGATCGCGATTGCCGGGAGAACCAGAAATGCCTGCAGCTGTTTCGTCAGGAATCCAAGAGCCAAAAATGCGCCCGCGAGGAGCATCGGCTTTAACCTGCCGGTCTCAGCAGCTCGGATCCCGGTGTAGAGCGCCGCAATCATCAACAGGACCATGAGCGGATCCGGGTTGTTGTAGCGAGCTAGCAGAACCGTGATTGGGGTGTATGCGAACACCGCTGCGGCGATAAGGGCCGCGGCGGCCGGGAAGTATCTGCGGATTAGGACGAAGATCAACAAAGTGCTGGTCAACGTGACGATGACCTGGGGAACTAGGAGGCCCCAGGAATTGAGGCCGAGTATGCGGACCGAAAGCCCCATGACCCACAGGCTGAGCGGGGGTTTATCCACGGTGATGGAGTTGCCCCAGTCCGAGGAACCAAAGAAGAATGCCGTGAAGTTATGTTCACCCGACTGGATTGCAGCTGAGTAGAACGCGTTGGCCCAACCATTTTGATCCAGTTTCCACAGGTAAAGAAATGCCGTGGAGAGCAAGAGGACAGCGATGGTGACCTTCTCCCAGCGCGCAACTGGGGCAGGGCTCCGCACTGCGAAGCCAGCCGCCTGACGCCTAGTACGGGAGGCGTTAGTTTCGGACACCGTCAAGAGATTCCTCCTTGAAATATTCCCCAGATGTTGTTCAAGGGTGGGACAACAGGATCAAAGGGCGGATGCTCTCGGCTGTTTAATGACGATTCCGCTGCGCCGTTCCTCCGAGCGACGAACCCGGAAGACCCAGATCCGGAGCAGAACGAAGCGGACTAGAGTGGCGAAGATGTTTGCACAGGTCAGGACAAACAGCTCAGTACTGGGCGATGCGTCAGGGTGAATGGCATGTAATAGCAGAAGGGAAGAAGAAGTGATCCCCCAAGCGACCAAGAAAACCACAAGGCCTTGAAACTGTTGTGTGAACTGCCGCTCGGGACCGTGGATCCTGAAGGTGAAGCGGCGGTTGGCGGCCGTGTTCGCGATGGCCGTGAGCAACAGGGCCAGGAAGTTTCCCTGCTGTGGGCCAAACGGGCCCTGGAACAGCAGATATAGCAAGGCAAAAGCGAGAGTGGAGAACGCGCCGACGATTCCGAAACGTATCACTTGGCCGAAGAAACTTGGACGCGTTGGCGCGGCGATAGGTCCGCGCCCCAGCTCCGCGTATATCGCTTGCAAAGGGATATTTCCCTTCATCATGGAACCGGCGACGCGCACGAGGCCCCTGATATCGTCGACGGCCGTTTGGCGGATATCAACCGTGCTGTCAGGATCGTCGATCCAGTCGACCGGAATCTCGTGGATTCGAAGTCCTGCCCGCTCCGCCAAGATCAACAGCTCGGTGTCGAAGAACCAGCAGTTGTCCTCCACATAAGGAAGCAGCCGATGCGCGACTTCTGCCCTGACAGCTTTAAAGCCACACTGGGCATCGGAAAACCGAACCTGCATGGTCCGTTTAAGAATCAGGTTGTAGCTCCGGGAGATGAATTCCCGTTTGGGACCCCTGACCACCCTGGAAGTGCGGCCAAGCCGGGTGCCGATGCTGACATCCGAGTGTCCGGAAAGCAGGGGAGCGATCAGTGGCGGTAAAGCCGCCAAATCGGTCGAGAGGTCTACGTCGACATATGCCAGAACTTTGGCTTCTGATGATGTCCAAGCGTCGCGGAGCGCGAATCCCCGCCCTTTAGTCTCGAGGCGCCGATAACTGACATTTGG is part of the Arthrobacter ramosus genome and harbors:
- a CDS encoding prepilin peptidase, which encodes MTATAAQPLLVAAFGLLGLLTSPLAEALITRSLPRLGGLPSPVIRLTTAVATAVLFALLTIRFGFSPGLPAYLLLGVIAVQLSRVDVVHHLLPNPLVLLLLTAGLGLLTMSAALVPDWSGLLRAAAGAVILFLGYLILGLISPGGLGMGDVKLAAPLGMYLGYLGWTQVFYGGLLGFVVGGVMTILLLRLKRGIKPSEVPHGPAMFAAAIGVVLLVA
- the rplM gene encoding 50S ribosomal protein L13, with the protein product MRTYTPKPGDINRQWHVIDATDVVLGRLASQTATLLRGKHKPTFASHMDMGDFVIIINAEKVALTGAKLEQKRAYRHSGYPGGLTSVNYAELLESNPVRAVEKAIKGMLPKNSLAAQQLGKLKVYRGAEHPHAAQQPKTFEITQVAQ
- the rpsI gene encoding 30S ribosomal protein S9; protein product: MAQNEELTTEAVVAEENLTSYTSESGPAEAEAPKKERPALTVAGAAVGRRKEAVARVRIVPGTGKWIINGRELANYFPNKLHQQDVNEPFKILDLDGAYDVFARIHGGGISGQAGALRLGIARSLNEIDTENNRATLKKAGFLRRDARVIERKKAGLKKARKAQQYSKR
- a CDS encoding ArnT family glycosyltransferase, which translates into the protein MSETNASRTRRQAAGFAVRSPAPVARWEKVTIAVLLLSTAFLYLWKLDQNGWANAFYSAAIQSGEHNFTAFFFGSSDWGNSITVDKPPLSLWVMGLSVRILGLNSWGLLVPQVIVTLTSTLLIFVLIRRYFPAAAALIAAAVFAYTPITVLLARYNNPDPLMVLLMIAALYTGIRAAETGRLKPMLLAGAFLALGFLTKQLQAFLVLPAIAIVFLLFAQLSWRKKFLGLALAGCLMAVCSLAWPLAVDLTPAQSRPFVGGSTGNSMIELTLGYNGIDRVVQHADDPSLSLIPQEFRSMGSDAGFFRLINLNYGQEIGWLLMPGLLSCVVITWAIATRRFERNEAILSSAAVLWFVTTYLVLSFMSQGFHSYYSSSLAPPLALCVGIGARLLLSGAKTVLGRIWTTAALVASFIFANAIWRISDVFPEWLGTAILSAGLLLAAASAVRPPWPWLERSTVAVTIGALLVGPVFCSLLTVGSPQSGSNPLSGGISRNPNTLSRFLDGVKKQEPAWAHGIAIGNNPGQAILEKLQNAPPRCTWAAATYPAQTAARFQLASNRPIMPLGGFAAVDPSPTLKQFQNWVAAGQICYLVEQTEQLKVPGNSQELTAIQNWVAATFHSDAADGTTVYDLGKTLESGH
- a CDS encoding glycosyltransferase, whose protein sequence is MIPSSGGLALEIIVPVFNESAILERSIYRLADYLSRELLYSWKITIADNASTDATGAISRKLADEVPNVSYRRLETKGRGFALRDAWTSSEAKVLAYVDVDLSTDLAALPPLIAPLLSGHSDVSIGTRLGRTSRVVRGPKREFISRSYNLILKRTMQVRFSDAQCGFKAVRAEVAHRLLPYVEDNCWFFDTELLILAERAGLRIHEIPVDWIDDPDSTVDIRQTAVDDIRGLVRVAGSMMKGNIPLQAIYAELGRGPIAAPTRPSFFGQVIRFGIVGAFSTLAFALLYLLFQGPFGPQQGNFLALLLTAIANTAANRRFTFRIHGPERQFTQQFQGLVVFLVAWGITSSSLLLLHAIHPDASPSTELFVLTCANIFATLVRFVLLRIWVFRVRRSEERRSGIVIKQPRASAL